Proteins encoded by one window of Nitrospira sp. MA-1:
- the atpA gene encoding F0F1 ATP synthase subunit alpha, producing MQIKAEEISSIIKEKIKGFEQRVDVKEMGYVIQVGDNIAKVYGLEGAMAGELLEFPGGVYGVALNLEEDSVGAVLLGEDVGIREGDPVKRTGRIAEVPVGEALVGRVVDAIGKPIDGKGPINTTETRLIEVRAPGVVDRQSVGEPLQTGLKAIDAMIPVGRGQRELIIGDRQTGKTAIAVDTIINQKGLGVFCFYVAIGQKRSTVARVVKTLEDHGAMEYTTVVSATASDSASLQFFAPYAGVTMAEYFRDNGKHALIVYDDLSKHATAYRQLSLLLRRPPGREAYPGDVFFLHSRLLERAAKMSDEKGAGSLTALPIIETQAGDVSAYIPTNVISITDGQIYLAADLFYSGIRPAINVGLSVSRVGGSAQIKTMKQVAGTLRLDLAQYREMAAFSQFGSELDKATQAQLARGARMVELLKQDQYKPLPVADQVLSIFAGVNGFLDNVPVNKIREFEQSLLAFIKEKYPNIREEVVTKKKIDEEFGGKLKNIVSEFKQSKGYDQAG from the coding sequence ATGCAGATCAAAGCAGAAGAAATCAGCTCCATCATTAAGGAAAAAATAAAAGGATTCGAGCAACGGGTTGACGTCAAAGAAATGGGTTACGTCATCCAGGTAGGTGATAATATTGCCAAGGTCTATGGCCTGGAAGGGGCGATGGCAGGGGAGTTGTTGGAATTTCCTGGTGGAGTATACGGGGTGGCATTGAACCTGGAAGAAGATAGTGTGGGAGCGGTCCTGTTGGGTGAAGATGTGGGGATTCGCGAAGGTGATCCGGTGAAGCGCACCGGGCGAATTGCTGAGGTCCCTGTTGGGGAGGCGCTGGTCGGTCGCGTGGTCGATGCCATTGGGAAGCCCATTGATGGAAAGGGACCGATCAATACCACGGAAACACGCCTTATCGAAGTTCGGGCACCTGGTGTAGTTGATCGGCAATCAGTCGGAGAACCACTTCAAACTGGGCTCAAGGCCATTGATGCCATGATTCCTGTCGGGCGAGGCCAACGGGAGCTAATTATTGGAGACCGTCAGACTGGGAAAACAGCCATTGCCGTTGACACCATCATCAATCAAAAAGGTCTGGGTGTTTTTTGTTTTTATGTGGCTATCGGGCAAAAACGATCGACGGTAGCTCGAGTGGTGAAAACCTTGGAAGACCATGGAGCCATGGAGTACACCACGGTGGTGTCTGCCACAGCCAGCGATTCGGCTTCGCTACAATTTTTTGCACCGTATGCCGGTGTCACCATGGCGGAATATTTCCGTGACAACGGGAAGCATGCGCTTATTGTATATGACGATTTGTCCAAGCATGCGACTGCCTATCGCCAGCTTTCCCTTCTCCTTCGACGTCCACCAGGCCGTGAAGCCTATCCGGGTGATGTGTTCTTTTTGCATTCCCGCTTATTAGAGCGGGCAGCCAAGATGAGTGATGAAAAAGGCGCAGGCAGTTTGACGGCATTGCCGATTATTGAAACGCAGGCAGGTGACGTCTCTGCCTATATTCCCACGAATGTAATTTCTATTACCGATGGGCAGATCTATCTAGCTGCCGACTTGTTCTATTCAGGTATTCGGCCAGCGATTAACGTTGGGTTGTCAGTATCCCGCGTGGGTGGTTCGGCCCAGATTAAAACGATGAAACAAGTTGCAGGGACGCTCAGGCTTGACTTGGCCCAATATCGTGAAATGGCGGCCTTTTCGCAATTTGGAAGTGAATTGGACAAAGCCACCCAAGCCCAATTGGCCAGGGGTGCACGCATGGTAGAGTTGCTTAAACAGGATCAGTACAAACCCCTGCCTGTGGCAGATCAGGTTTTGTCAATTTTTGCGGGAGTGAATGGGTTTCTTGATAATGTTCCTGTGAATAAAATCAGGGAATTTGAACAAAGCCTTTTAGCCTTCATTAAAGAAAAGTATCCCAATATCAGGGAAGAGGTTGTGACCAAAAAGAAAATTGATGAGGAATTTGGGGGTAAGTTAAAAAACATCGTTTCAGAATTTAAACAGTCCAAAGGCTACGATCAAGCGGGGTAA
- a CDS encoding DUF5989 family protein yields MTGFLGELWDFMRERKKFWLAPIIIMLLLLGGLIILSEGSAVAPFIYTLF; encoded by the coding sequence ATGACAGGTTTTCTTGGGGAATTGTGGGACTTTATGCGGGAACGAAAAAAGTTCTGGCTTGCCCCCATCATCATCATGCTCTTATTGCTCGGCGGCCTTATAATCCTAAGTGAGGGTTCAGCCGTTGCCCCCTTCATCTATACCTTGTTCTAA
- a CDS encoding dienelactone hydrolase family protein, which produces MNYYYRLGLFLLMIVCGWSSLVEARVQITTIPYNHGEVALEGVVAWDDAIKGKRPGILVVHEWWGLNEYVRERAEQLAALGYVAVAVDMYGKGKVTTHPDDARQWMQQITANVEMWQARGREGLGLLQANPLVDQTRLAAIGYCFGGATVMQMVYDGAPVKGVVSFHGSLPLPSASLSNKNSVKILIAHGEADPFLSQDHITKFKRALGEAGFDWHMVVFGGAQHGFTNPSANQYGMEGVQYQEQANRRSWGYMKLFFDEIFR; this is translated from the coding sequence ATGAACTATTACTATCGATTGGGTCTATTTCTCCTCATGATTGTGTGTGGGTGGTCTTCGCTAGTGGAAGCCAGAGTACAGATTACAACTATCCCCTATAACCATGGAGAAGTTGCTTTGGAAGGGGTCGTTGCCTGGGATGATGCGATAAAAGGTAAGCGTCCGGGGATTTTGGTTGTCCACGAATGGTGGGGCCTGAATGAATATGTCAGAGAACGTGCGGAACAATTGGCGGCCTTGGGATATGTGGCGGTGGCTGTGGATATGTATGGAAAGGGAAAAGTGACCACTCATCCCGATGACGCCCGGCAATGGATGCAACAGATCACCGCCAATGTAGAGATGTGGCAGGCCAGGGGGAGAGAGGGATTAGGGCTTCTTCAGGCTAACCCCCTGGTAGACCAAACCCGGTTAGCGGCTATTGGGTATTGTTTTGGAGGGGCAACGGTTATGCAAATGGTGTATGATGGGGCACCGGTCAAAGGAGTCGTGAGTTTTCATGGGTCGCTCCCTCTTCCGTCCGCATCTCTTTCTAATAAGAATTCAGTAAAAATCCTCATTGCCCACGGAGAGGCTGATCCCTTTCTTAGCCAGGACCACATTACAAAATTTAAACGTGCATTAGGCGAAGCTGGGTTTGATTGGCACATGGTGGTTTTTGGAGGCGCCCAACATGGATTTACTAATCCTTCGGCCAATCAATATGGCATGGAGGGGGTACAATACCAGGAACAAGCCAATCGACGATCATGGGGGTATATGAAGTTGTTCTTTGACGAAATCTTTCGATGA
- a CDS encoding RluA family pseudouridine synthase yields the protein MPHVATRTEFIVTAGESPKRLDHFLANREPYFSRTALQRLIEDGHITVGGQVVKPSHKVRPGDCVVLVVPRPEPVEINPEPIPLVILYEDEFLLVLNKPAGLVVHPAPGHWTGTLVNALLHHMKSGEGHLSSIGGKERPGLVHRLDKETTGILVVAKNDQAHRLLAGQFKAHSITRVYEAIVWGGPKTREGRIELSIGRDTKDRKTFSARTTNPKESLTSFRVRERFGSAAAHVELFPGTGRTHQLRVHLKAIGCPILGDQTYGGKKVMFVEGMAIPRVMLHAKVLGFVHPVSNKMVTFAAELPKDMATVLNALKGKEDLLLS from the coding sequence ATGCCGCATGTCGCTACGCGGACGGAGTTCATCGTCACCGCAGGCGAATCGCCCAAGCGCCTCGATCATTTTCTTGCCAACCGCGAACCATATTTTTCCCGGACAGCTCTCCAACGATTAATTGAGGACGGCCATATTACCGTCGGTGGTCAGGTTGTGAAACCCAGCCACAAGGTTAGGCCTGGTGATTGCGTTGTGCTGGTCGTACCACGTCCAGAGCCCGTGGAAATTAATCCTGAACCTATTCCCCTTGTCATCCTGTATGAGGATGAATTCCTGTTGGTTCTCAATAAACCTGCAGGCCTTGTCGTTCATCCGGCACCAGGCCATTGGACTGGGACCTTAGTGAATGCGCTCCTGCATCACATGAAAAGCGGTGAAGGGCATCTCTCATCAATTGGAGGGAAGGAGCGTCCGGGGCTGGTTCATCGTCTGGACAAAGAAACGACAGGTATCTTAGTCGTGGCGAAAAATGATCAGGCTCACAGATTATTGGCAGGACAATTTAAAGCCCATTCCATCACTCGAGTTTATGAAGCGATTGTGTGGGGAGGACCAAAGACACGGGAAGGCCGGATTGAGTTGTCGATCGGACGGGATACCAAAGACCGAAAAACTTTTTCCGCACGCACAACCAACCCCAAGGAATCGTTGACCAGTTTCAGGGTAAGGGAGCGATTTGGGTCAGCGGCCGCCCATGTGGAGTTATTCCCTGGTACAGGACGCACGCATCAGCTACGAGTTCACCTCAAGGCTATCGGATGTCCGATCCTGGGTGATCAAACCTATGGTGGGAAAAAAGTTATGTTTGTAGAAGGGATGGCCATTCCCCGGGTGATGTTACATGCCAAGGTTCTCGGCTTCGTGCATCCTGTTTCTAATAAAATGGTGACATTTGCAGCAGAGTTGCCGAAAGATATGGCGACGGTACTGAATGCCTTGAAGGGCAAGGAAGACCTACTGCTGTCTTGA
- a CDS encoding glycosyltransferase family 39 protein, with the protein MGNDHHGQRNLSFILMNTSWGAFLERPAIHIPLLLVIGFLAFSYNASISLFGETEGLYAIVTHTMMAAEDYVHLWLRGEPYFNKPPLFFWLQAGFIHGLGWSEAALRLPSIVSSMGTMITTYFLGRLLFSGMAGFWGALVCATCYAGLWFGPLAIIDPVLTFCMTVGMYAWARAYFQESSQGWYVVGFVALALGSMVKTLHALALPILVVGIFLWLRRDRRVFREPYFWVGVVLSGLLLGVYYLLLGQEFRQHFFFEENLKRMITVSGDQKHSAWEAYWGKRPIFWYGLVIWFDAFPWSALFPVGLFLIWKRRPWLESPKELWVFLWVVVYFVALSLAPEKHERYLMPLLPAFGLLVGYVYHRLLYETSASDGWGPLRGMLGCLGIVFVVAVILGPILIQKKWHVPLDIIPLALRLGLGILGLMMIGLAMKNYLRMGLVGVGVLGIALMVTVTGFIIPGIQAEGSPRLAFDENQRRLNNQTDPILVFQSWDWREDEDEFYWDYLHGYSRIVGKGLGDFLALEELKRDVQQSTRMVMMTKDQYQRVISGDPNLNAIVLFEFYRSKKNIVLLSLDWRTQLADSLEPQKQ; encoded by the coding sequence GTGGGAAATGACCATCATGGGCAACGAAATCTCTCTTTTATTCTGATGAATACCTCCTGGGGTGCCTTCCTTGAGCGCCCTGCTATCCATATTCCTCTTCTTCTAGTCATTGGTTTTCTGGCGTTTAGTTACAATGCCTCGATTTCTCTGTTTGGGGAAACAGAGGGTTTGTATGCCATTGTCACCCACACCATGATGGCGGCGGAGGATTATGTGCATCTGTGGCTGCGGGGGGAACCGTATTTTAATAAACCGCCTCTTTTCTTTTGGCTTCAGGCGGGATTTATTCATGGGTTGGGATGGAGTGAGGCGGCGTTACGGTTACCATCGATTGTTTCCAGTATGGGAACAATGATCACGACCTATTTCTTGGGCCGGTTGTTATTTTCAGGAATGGCAGGATTTTGGGGCGCACTGGTCTGCGCGACCTGTTATGCGGGCTTGTGGTTTGGTCCCTTGGCCATTATTGATCCTGTGTTAACGTTTTGTATGACGGTGGGGATGTATGCCTGGGCCCGCGCGTATTTTCAGGAGTCGTCTCAAGGGTGGTATGTCGTCGGTTTTGTGGCTTTGGCTTTGGGCTCGATGGTCAAAACGTTACATGCCTTAGCCCTACCGATTTTGGTGGTGGGAATATTCTTATGGTTGCGCCGGGACAGGCGGGTGTTTCGTGAACCGTATTTTTGGGTGGGAGTCGTCTTGAGTGGTTTGTTGCTGGGCGTCTATTACCTGTTGCTTGGCCAGGAATTCAGACAACATTTTTTCTTTGAAGAAAATCTCAAACGCATGATCACCGTCTCGGGAGATCAAAAACATTCTGCGTGGGAGGCCTATTGGGGGAAACGTCCCATTTTTTGGTATGGACTGGTAATCTGGTTCGATGCCTTCCCCTGGTCGGCCTTATTTCCTGTGGGCCTTTTTCTCATCTGGAAACGTCGACCATGGCTTGAGTCGCCAAAAGAATTGTGGGTCTTTCTTTGGGTGGTGGTATATTTTGTGGCGTTGAGTCTGGCTCCTGAAAAACATGAACGGTATCTCATGCCTCTCCTGCCAGCATTCGGTTTATTGGTAGGGTATGTGTATCATCGATTGCTATATGAAACGTCAGCATCAGATGGATGGGGCCCGTTGAGGGGCATGTTAGGATGTTTGGGTATTGTTTTTGTTGTTGCAGTAATTCTCGGACCTATCCTGATACAAAAAAAATGGCATGTTCCGTTGGACATCATTCCTCTGGCGCTTAGACTGGGATTAGGTATCTTAGGCCTGATGATGATTGGCCTGGCCATGAAGAATTATCTGCGAATGGGTCTGGTGGGTGTTGGGGTGTTGGGCATAGCCCTTATGGTGACAGTAACAGGGTTTATTATCCCAGGTATTCAGGCGGAAGGTTCTCCCAGGCTGGCCTTTGACGAAAATCAACGGCGTCTGAATAATCAGACCGACCCTATATTGGTGTTTCAGTCATGGGATTGGCGAGAGGATGAAGATGAATTTTATTGGGACTATCTCCACGGTTATTCACGAATTGTGGGAAAGGGTCTTGGAGATTTCCTGGCGCTTGAAGAACTGAAAAGGGATGTTCAACAATCTACCCGTATGGTGATGATGACGAAAGACCAGTATCAACGAGTTATTTCCGGTGATCCCAATTTGAATGCCATCGTGTTGTTTGAGTTCTACCGATCAAAAAAGAACATTGTGCTCCTTTCCCTCGATTGGAGAACACAGCTGGCGGATTCTTTGGAACCCCAGAAGCAATGA
- a CDS encoding SxtJ family membrane protein: MTSTIYQPTAKDLRSFGLLMGGVFLIVALWPLVIHGEGIRVWASLVAGTFGAMGMVYPKGLGPLHRVWMKIGEKLGWINSRIILSLMFFGMFTPMAFVMGVLGKRPLQLGYDPKANSYRIPKKARSADHVLKPF, from the coding sequence ATGACATCAACGATTTATCAACCAACTGCAAAGGATCTTCGCTCGTTTGGCTTGTTAATGGGCGGAGTCTTTTTGATAGTAGCGTTATGGCCATTGGTCATTCATGGAGAAGGCATTCGAGTATGGGCAAGTCTTGTTGCCGGGACCTTTGGGGCAATGGGAATGGTTTATCCAAAAGGTCTGGGTCCCTTACATCGAGTCTGGATGAAAATCGGGGAAAAATTAGGATGGATCAATTCCCGAATAATATTAAGCCTAATGTTCTTTGGAATGTTTACTCCCATGGCGTTCGTCATGGGAGTATTAGGTAAACGACCATTGCAACTTGGTTATGATCCCAAAGCGAACAGCTATCGCATTCCCAAAAAGGCCAGGTCCGCAGACCATGTGCTGAAACCCTTCTAA
- a CDS encoding MoxR family ATPase: protein MSGSEHEQLSRLRAFLNQQVIGQEGLTLRLLIALMADGHLLVEGAPGLAKTTAIKALASGIEADFHRIQFTPDLLPADITGTDIYRPNDGSFRFQPGPIFHNLVLADEINRAPAKVQAALLEAMGEHQVTIGRTSYPLPELFLVMATQNPIEQEGTYPLPEAQLDRFLLYVRVKYPDVEGERKIAELVRRQARAIPGDGMPPPPPVPQKVILAARRQMWDIYFAPALEEYIVQLVMATREPGPYSSMLKRWIRFGASPRATIGMERCARAHAWLEGRDYVSPEDIQAVAHDVLRHRILLTFEAEAEGIRTDQVISEILNHVAVP, encoded by the coding sequence ATGTCTGGATCTGAACACGAGCAGCTATCAAGGCTTCGAGCCTTCCTGAATCAACAGGTAATTGGACAAGAGGGCCTCACTCTCAGGCTATTGATTGCTCTGATGGCTGATGGACATCTTCTGGTTGAGGGTGCGCCAGGTTTAGCCAAAACTACTGCCATTAAAGCGTTGGCTTCTGGAATTGAGGCCGATTTTCACCGGATTCAGTTTACCCCGGATTTACTTCCAGCTGATATTACCGGGACCGATATCTATCGTCCCAATGACGGCTCCTTTCGCTTCCAACCAGGGCCGATTTTTCACAATCTGGTCCTCGCCGATGAAATCAATCGAGCGCCGGCCAAGGTGCAAGCAGCTTTATTAGAGGCCATGGGCGAACATCAAGTAACGATCGGGCGGACCAGTTATCCTTTGCCCGAGTTGTTTTTAGTCATGGCTACACAGAACCCCATTGAGCAGGAAGGGACCTATCCGTTGCCGGAAGCCCAATTGGATCGGTTTCTTCTCTATGTCCGGGTGAAGTACCCCGATGTGGAAGGAGAGCGAAAGATTGCCGAGCTTGTTCGTCGACAGGCGAGGGCGATTCCTGGGGATGGAATGCCCCCCCCCCCCCCGGTGCCTCAAAAAGTCATTCTGGCGGCTCGTCGGCAGATGTGGGATATATATTTCGCGCCGGCACTCGAAGAATATATCGTCCAATTAGTCATGGCCACGCGTGAGCCCGGCCCCTATAGCTCCATGCTGAAGCGGTGGATCCGGTTTGGAGCCAGTCCCCGGGCGACCATCGGAATGGAGCGGTGTGCCCGGGCGCATGCCTGGTTGGAAGGACGTGATTATGTTTCGCCGGAAGATATACAGGCTGTGGCCCATGATGTGTTGCGCCACCGAATATTACTGACTTTTGAAGCTGAAGCGGAGGGGATCAGGACCGATCAGGTGATCTCAGAAATTTTGAATCATGTGGCCGTTCCGTAA
- the atpD gene encoding F0F1 ATP synthase subunit beta: protein MVGTDLGIGKVIQVIGPVVDVEFPPGKLPNIFNAITITNNSGDQSGQPDKVTLEVAQHLGENRVRAVAMSSTDGLVRGLEVRDTGAAISVPVGKETLGRVVNVLGDPVDGFGEVKTQKRWSIHRPAPALEDQETKTEILETGIKVIDLLEPYAKGGKVGLFGGAGVGKTVIIMELINNIALHHGGFSVFAGVGERTREGNDLWHEMQDSKVIDPHDFTKSKAALVYGQMNEPPGARLRVGLTGLTIAEYFRDEEHQDVLLFVDNIFRFTQAGSEVSALLGRMPSAVGYQPTLGTEMGTLQERITSTKKGSITSVQAIYVPADDLTDPAPATAFAHLDATTVLSRQLAELGIYPAVDPLDSTSRILDPHILGEEHYQVVQRVQGTLQRYKDLQDIIAILGMDELSEDDKQLVARARKLQRFLSQPFHVAEAFTGSPGKYVKLVDSVRSFKEIVDGKYDHLPEQAFYMVGPIEEAIEKAEKLGYKK, encoded by the coding sequence ATGGTGGGTACGGATCTCGGAATTGGAAAAGTCATTCAAGTCATTGGACCGGTGGTGGACGTTGAGTTTCCGCCAGGAAAACTTCCAAATATTTTTAATGCCATAACGATCACCAATAATTCAGGAGATCAGAGCGGACAGCCGGATAAGGTCACATTGGAAGTAGCCCAACACCTAGGGGAAAACCGTGTGCGGGCGGTCGCCATGTCCTCAACGGATGGACTGGTCAGGGGTTTGGAGGTAAGGGATACCGGTGCCGCTATTTCTGTTCCCGTAGGCAAGGAAACTCTGGGACGAGTGGTTAATGTCTTGGGAGATCCCGTTGATGGCTTCGGCGAAGTCAAAACGCAAAAACGGTGGTCTATTCATCGTCCGGCTCCTGCATTAGAGGACCAGGAAACCAAAACAGAAATATTGGAAACCGGAATTAAAGTCATCGACCTGTTGGAGCCATATGCCAAAGGGGGAAAGGTCGGCCTGTTCGGTGGTGCCGGTGTGGGTAAAACCGTCATCATTATGGAACTTATCAATAACATCGCTCTCCACCATGGCGGGTTTTCAGTTTTTGCCGGAGTTGGTGAGCGGACCCGTGAGGGCAATGATCTCTGGCATGAAATGCAGGATTCTAAGGTCATTGATCCCCATGATTTCACCAAATCAAAAGCCGCTTTGGTTTATGGTCAGATGAATGAGCCACCCGGAGCGCGTCTCCGGGTGGGTCTCACCGGACTGACCATCGCGGAATATTTTCGTGATGAGGAGCATCAGGACGTGCTCCTTTTTGTCGACAACATTTTCCGATTTACTCAAGCAGGATCAGAGGTTTCGGCCTTGCTCGGTCGAATGCCATCAGCCGTGGGCTATCAACCGACGCTGGGTACGGAGATGGGGACCTTGCAAGAACGGATCACGTCGACCAAGAAGGGATCTATCACGTCCGTTCAAGCGATTTATGTGCCGGCCGATGACCTGACTGACCCCGCCCCGGCTACGGCATTTGCCCATTTGGATGCCACCACGGTGTTGTCCCGGCAACTGGCGGAGTTGGGCATCTATCCTGCGGTCGATCCTTTGGACTCCACTTCCAGAATTTTAGATCCCCATATTTTGGGTGAGGAACATTACCAGGTGGTGCAACGGGTACAAGGCACCTTGCAGCGGTATAAAGATCTCCAGGATATTATCGCGATTTTAGGTATGGACGAATTGTCGGAAGACGACAAACAATTAGTGGCGAGGGCCAGAAAACTCCAACGGTTTCTCTCTCAACCGTTCCATGTGGCCGAAGCCTTTACGGGATCCCCTGGGAAATACGTCAAGCTCGTTGATTCGGTTCGAAGCTTCAAAGAAATTGTGGATGGTAAATATGATCATTTACCAGAGCAGGCCTTCTATATGGTTGGACCGATTGAAGAGGCCATTGAAAAAGCGGAAAAGCTTGGATATAAAAAATAA
- a CDS encoding F0F1 ATP synthase subunit epsilon, whose product MADSAATESSGKILLEVVTPEHRLLSKEVDYVSAPGSEGDFGVLPGHCHFLTTLRIGELHYRVGEQTEYMSVLWGFAEVTPTKVTILAEIAEKAEDINVERAEDAVRKAEERLERGGLPSEVEEARVSLEKARLRQKIAGRRQQGGSRLL is encoded by the coding sequence ATGGCTGATTCTGCTGCAACAGAGTCCTCAGGGAAGATCCTTTTGGAGGTAGTCACACCGGAGCACCGCTTGCTCAGTAAGGAAGTCGACTATGTGTCGGCTCCCGGAAGCGAAGGCGATTTCGGGGTGCTTCCTGGCCATTGTCATTTTCTGACCACTTTGCGGATTGGCGAGCTTCATTACCGTGTGGGTGAACAGACCGAATATATGTCTGTACTTTGGGGATTTGCGGAAGTCACGCCGACAAAGGTGACGATTCTGGCAGAAATCGCCGAAAAAGCAGAGGATATTAATGTGGAACGCGCCGAGGATGCCGTTCGAAAAGCAGAGGAGCGTCTGGAGCGAGGTGGTTTGCCATCGGAAGTAGAAGAAGCTCGGGTCAGTTTGGAAAAAGCCCGTCTTCGACAAAAGATTGCCGGCCGCCGCCAACAGGGCGGTTCCCGCCTGTTATAG
- a CDS encoding carbamoyltransferase yields the protein MTKPTGKLTSILGVSAYYHDSAACLIQNGKIVAAAQEERFTRKKHDAGFPNHAVEFCLRQGGVGLRGVDYLVFYDKPFVKFERLLETYLSYAPKGLGSFLTAIPVWIKEKLFLRTLLEKAFRQVGNFEKKEKLPPLLFGEHHESHAAAAFYPSPYEEAVVLCMDGVGEWATTSAWVGRGSQLTPLWEIPFPHSIGLLYSAFTYYTGFKVNSGEYKVMGLAPYGEPKYLKTILDNVVDVKPDGTFRLNMDYFDYCTGLRMTNNKFDAIFGGPPRQAESTLTQREMDLARSVQEVTEMVMLRLANSLQQETGLSNLCLSGGVALNCVGNGRVLREGPFSGLWIQPAAGDAGSALGAALNVHYSYLNQPRVCQGSSDSMRGSYLGPRFSNEEIETSLQQLEARYERVEDSDLYRRVGEYLAEGKVIGWLQGHMEFGPRALGGRSILGDPRSEKMQSVMNLKIKYRESFRPFAPSVLRERVSEYFEMDTDSPYMLLVAPVAEKRRRAVQPDLQKLWGIDLLNVPKSDIPAVTHVDYSARVQTVSPDTNPRYYQLLQEFEKQTGCAVLINTSFNVRGEPIVCTPEDAYRCFMRTEMDVLVLENCLVLKEHQKPVPKDEAWMNEFELD from the coding sequence ATGACCAAGCCAACCGGCAAATTGACTTCAATCTTAGGCGTCTCGGCCTATTATCACGATAGTGCGGCTTGTCTCATCCAGAATGGCAAGATTGTAGCGGCTGCCCAAGAAGAACGGTTTACGCGAAAGAAACATGATGCCGGGTTCCCGAACCATGCAGTGGAGTTTTGTCTGCGGCAAGGGGGGGTTGGCCTGCGCGGCGTCGATTATCTGGTGTTCTATGACAAACCTTTTGTCAAATTTGAACGTTTGTTGGAAACCTATTTGTCCTATGCCCCGAAGGGACTAGGATCTTTTTTGACCGCCATTCCGGTTTGGATCAAAGAAAAGCTGTTTCTGCGAACTTTATTAGAAAAGGCTTTTCGTCAGGTGGGTAATTTCGAAAAAAAGGAGAAATTGCCACCTTTGCTCTTTGGGGAGCACCATGAATCTCATGCCGCTGCGGCCTTTTACCCTTCCCCTTATGAGGAGGCCGTGGTCCTGTGTATGGACGGGGTCGGCGAGTGGGCCACCACTTCAGCATGGGTTGGACGCGGGAGCCAATTAACGCCTCTATGGGAAATTCCCTTCCCTCATTCCATCGGGCTGCTGTATTCCGCCTTTACATACTATACGGGATTTAAGGTCAATTCCGGTGAATATAAAGTCATGGGGCTCGCTCCCTATGGAGAGCCTAAGTATTTGAAAACAATTTTGGATAATGTGGTGGATGTGAAGCCGGATGGCACCTTCCGGCTCAATATGGACTATTTCGATTACTGTACCGGATTACGGATGACCAACAATAAGTTCGACGCCATATTTGGTGGTCCTCCGCGTCAGGCGGAAAGTACTCTCACCCAGCGGGAAATGGATCTGGCCCGGTCTGTACAAGAAGTCACCGAGATGGTCATGCTGCGCCTTGCCAATAGTCTTCAACAAGAAACAGGCCTTTCCAATCTTTGCCTTTCCGGAGGGGTCGCCTTGAATTGCGTCGGAAACGGGAGAGTGCTGCGGGAAGGACCATTCAGCGGGCTGTGGATTCAGCCGGCGGCAGGCGATGCGGGGAGCGCGTTGGGGGCGGCGTTAAATGTGCATTACAGCTATCTGAATCAGCCTCGGGTATGTCAGGGCTCTAGTGATTCGATGCGAGGTAGCTATTTAGGGCCTCGCTTTTCTAACGAGGAAATAGAAACCAGCCTTCAACAGCTTGAGGCCAGGTATGAGCGCGTGGAGGATTCAGACCTGTATCGTCGAGTGGGGGAGTATTTGGCTGAGGGAAAGGTCATCGGATGGTTACAGGGGCACATGGAATTTGGTCCTCGGGCTTTAGGGGGACGAAGTATCTTGGGTGACCCTCGTAGCGAGAAAATGCAATCGGTCATGAATTTAAAGATTAAATATCGGGAATCCTTCCGTCCCTTTGCACCATCGGTTTTAAGAGAACGAGTGTCAGAGTATTTTGAGATGGATACCGATAGTCCTTACATGTTACTGGTGGCCCCGGTTGCCGAGAAGCGACGACGAGCGGTACAACCGGATCTACAAAAACTTTGGGGGATTGATCTGCTGAATGTTCCCAAATCGGATATTCCAGCAGTGACTCATGTGGATTATTCTGCCAGGGTTCAGACGGTGTCACCTGATACCAATCCTCGCTACTATCAATTGTTGCAAGAGTTTGAAAAACAAACCGGGTGTGCGGTGTTGATCAATACCTCATTTAATGTTCGAGGCGAACCGATTGTCTGCACGCCTGAAGATGCCTACCGGTGTTTTATGCGGACTGAGATGGACGTCCTGGTGCTGGAAAATTGTCTCGTCTTGAAGGAACATCAAAAGCCGGTGCCTAAGGATGAAGCGTGGATGAATGAGTTTGAATTGGATTAA